The Streptomyces achromogenes genome window below encodes:
- a CDS encoding ABC transporter substrate-binding protein — protein sequence MTSVGVRRSRRLGLGGIRRLVPLAAVATAGALLLSACGSDGDSGGNSKSLTFWISTVPGQDAGWKKLVAQYKKEAGVDVKLVNIPYDGYATKLKSAAQANSLPDVAAVPALDPIWSGKLIDLSSIANNKTNKINANFIAKDSSGKVLAIPSDVTASGLYINKSLFEKAGVAFPTSPQKTWTWTDFIKAADTVREKTNAKYSLTFDQSPSRLRAMVYEMGGKYVHADDSGKFSADEATKKAVNYFVGLNDDKTMPKSVWTSGADPSAMFQSGDVVAYWSGVWQVASFAESIKKFEWASVPTPAQPVQASDVNSGGLMVGFNNNGAAATAATKFMSWLYEPDHYRTLCEASGFLPVESGLNPKYPFTSEAAQAAFKLYNESIPLYAPISGYFNGAQTNWVLKGKSLTEDPTKTELGKAINGQQTADKALENIVAGYNQQVGG from the coding sequence ATGACCAGTGTGGGTGTGCGGCGCTCCCGCCGACTCGGCCTCGGCGGCATACGCCGCCTGGTTCCCCTCGCTGCCGTTGCCACGGCAGGTGCCCTGTTGCTCTCCGCCTGCGGGTCGGACGGCGACTCGGGCGGGAACTCCAAGTCGCTGACGTTCTGGATCTCCACCGTTCCGGGGCAGGACGCCGGCTGGAAGAAGCTGGTGGCGCAGTACAAGAAGGAAGCCGGCGTCGACGTCAAGCTCGTCAACATCCCCTACGACGGCTACGCGACGAAGCTGAAGAGCGCCGCGCAGGCGAACTCCCTGCCCGACGTGGCGGCCGTGCCGGCGCTGGACCCGATCTGGTCGGGCAAGCTGATCGACCTCAGCTCCATCGCCAACAACAAGACCAACAAGATCAACGCCAACTTCATCGCCAAGGACTCGTCGGGGAAGGTGCTGGCCATCCCCTCCGACGTCACCGCGTCCGGCCTGTACATCAACAAGTCGCTCTTCGAGAAGGCCGGCGTCGCCTTCCCGACCTCGCCCCAGAAGACCTGGACCTGGACCGACTTCATCAAGGCGGCGGACACGGTCCGTGAGAAGACCAACGCCAAGTACTCCCTGACCTTCGACCAGTCGCCGTCCCGACTGCGCGCCATGGTGTACGAGATGGGCGGGAAGTACGTCCACGCGGACGACTCGGGCAAGTTCTCGGCGGACGAGGCGACCAAGAAGGCCGTGAACTACTTCGTCGGCCTGAACGACGACAAGACCATGCCGAAGTCGGTGTGGACCAGCGGCGCCGACCCGTCGGCCATGTTCCAGAGCGGTGACGTGGTCGCCTACTGGTCCGGTGTGTGGCAGGTCGCCTCCTTCGCCGAAAGCATCAAGAAGTTCGAGTGGGCGAGCGTCCCGACCCCGGCCCAGCCGGTGCAGGCCAGCGACGTCAACAGCGGCGGCCTGATGGTGGGCTTCAACAACAACGGCGCCGCGGCCACCGCCGCCACGAAGTTCATGTCCTGGCTGTACGAGCCGGACCACTACCGCACGCTGTGCGAGGCGTCCGGGTTCCTGCCGGTCGAGAGCGGTCTGAACCCCAAGTACCCCTTCACCTCCGAGGCGGCGCAGGCGGCGTTCAAGCTCTACAACGAGTCGATCCCGCTCTACGCCCCGATCTCCGGCTACTTCAACGGCGCGCAGACGAACTGGGTGCTGAAGGGCAAGAGCCTCACCGAGGACCCGACCAAGACGGAGCTCGGCAAGGCGATCAACGGTCAGCAGACGGCCGACAAGGCCCTGGAGAACATCGTGGCCGGCTACAACCAG